The following are from one region of the Paenibacillus sp. KS-LC4 genome:
- a CDS encoding sugar ABC transporter substrate-binding protein yields the protein MKTQRKWLKWLPVTLISVPLVLSGCGSNSGGSTTPASTAPAASSAGNADAAAKLKMMWWGSQARHDATLKDLELYTSKNPNVTFAPEYTAWDGYWEKLPTLAASNTLPDVLQMDAAYIQGYAKRGLLADLSDIDLSGVVDAQVLENIKIGGKVYGVPLSYNGQGIVYNKEALDAAGVKLPASNWSWDDFFAYAKEAHEKLPKGQYGIDDMTNIWEFYQYYQTSQGKGPIFKDGTTFNLDKDTWMKFQQIYADFRKAGIVPAADQQLSFKENDPQLDSMASGKVMLRTASVGSASVIESLLPGKLGVGSIPIGEAGGGWAQSTIFLSVSEGSANKEQAKAFIKWFVADKESGKTLGLTRGIPINEEVFKELEPTLTSGDLFAKELLEAAKPKALPFYPAPAGAEDFVKTYKSEMEAVMFGQVTLEEAYQTLLDKGKDAEAKLSK from the coding sequence ATGAAAACACAAAGAAAATGGTTGAAATGGCTGCCTGTTACACTGATTTCGGTTCCCCTCGTTCTCTCTGGCTGCGGCTCAAACAGCGGTGGCAGTACAACTCCAGCGAGTACGGCGCCAGCGGCTTCGTCTGCGGGAAATGCCGATGCTGCGGCAAAGCTGAAGATGATGTGGTGGGGCTCGCAGGCAAGACATGATGCCACGCTTAAGGATTTGGAGCTGTATACATCGAAAAATCCGAACGTGACGTTCGCGCCTGAGTATACAGCATGGGACGGTTATTGGGAGAAGCTGCCGACGCTAGCTGCATCGAACACGCTGCCAGATGTGCTGCAGATGGATGCCGCTTACATTCAAGGCTATGCGAAACGGGGTCTGCTGGCGGATCTTTCCGATATTGATCTGTCTGGCGTCGTAGATGCACAGGTTTTGGAAAATATTAAAATTGGCGGCAAGGTGTACGGCGTTCCTCTCAGCTATAACGGACAAGGCATCGTCTACAATAAAGAGGCGCTGGATGCGGCGGGAGTTAAGCTTCCAGCGAGCAACTGGTCGTGGGATGATTTTTTCGCTTATGCGAAAGAGGCGCACGAGAAGCTGCCGAAGGGCCAATACGGCATTGACGATATGACGAACATTTGGGAATTTTATCAATATTATCAAACCTCTCAAGGCAAAGGGCCAATCTTCAAGGACGGTACGACGTTTAATCTCGATAAAGATACTTGGATGAAGTTCCAGCAAATTTATGCGGACTTCCGCAAAGCTGGCATCGTGCCCGCAGCAGACCAGCAGCTATCCTTTAAGGAAAATGATCCGCAGCTCGATTCGATGGCTTCAGGCAAAGTGATGCTGAGAACCGCATCTGTCGGCTCGGCAAGCGTTATTGAATCCTTGCTTCCCGGCAAGCTTGGAGTAGGCAGTATTCCGATTGGCGAAGCTGGCGGCGGCTGGGCGCAATCGACGATTTTCCTGTCTGTGAGCGAAGGCTCGGCTAACAAGGAGCAGGCGAAGGCGTTCATTAAATGGTTCGTGGCCGATAAAGAATCCGGCAAGACGCTTGGACTGACACGCGGTATTCCAATCAATGAAGAGGTGTTCAAGGAGCTTGAGCCGACACTTACGTCCGGTGACTTGTTTGCTAAAGAGCTGCTGGAAGCGGCCAAACCGAAAGCATTGCCTTTCTATCCAGCTCCA